One genomic window of Cellulophaga sp. Hel_I_12 includes the following:
- a CDS encoding folylpolyglutamate synthase/dihydrofolate synthase family protein, whose product MTYTEVLSWMFAQLPMYQHKGVSAHSGKLEAIVSFVAHLHHPEKKIKTIHVAGTNGKGSSSHLIASILQEAGYSVGLYTSPHLKDFRERIKINGKVIPKQKVVDFIETNLEYLQKNKLSFFEMTVGMAFDYFASKKVDIAVIEVGLGGRLDSTNIITPEVSLITNIGFDHVDILGDTLEKIAFEKAGIIKPNCPVVISETQPETREVFKKVALQHHAEILFADEEFSGIAQYPSALLGDYQAKNNKGVLGVFKVLKGYQVSEENLKNGFLNVIANTGLLGRWQILSEHPKVVCDTAHNAEGLKLVMQQVQKQSFDALHLVLGFVKDKDLKAIAPLFPKNAKYYFCKPAIERGLEVEILKDKFEVFGLFGDSYSTVNKAFEAALENAKQNDFIYIGGSTFVVAEVV is encoded by the coding sequence ATGACGTATACAGAGGTTTTAAGCTGGATGTTTGCCCAGCTTCCCATGTACCAGCATAAAGGCGTCTCTGCGCATTCTGGTAAGTTAGAAGCCATTGTATCTTTTGTTGCACACCTTCATCACCCTGAAAAGAAAATCAAAACCATACATGTGGCAGGAACCAATGGAAAAGGTTCTAGCAGCCATTTGATAGCTTCTATTTTACAAGAGGCAGGCTATTCCGTTGGCTTGTATACTTCCCCACATTTAAAAGATTTTAGAGAGCGTATTAAAATTAATGGGAAAGTAATTCCCAAACAAAAGGTGGTCGATTTTATTGAAACGAACTTAGAGTACCTTCAAAAAAATAAACTTTCTTTTTTTGAGATGACCGTTGGTATGGCATTCGATTATTTTGCATCAAAAAAAGTCGATATAGCTGTAATAGAAGTTGGTTTGGGGGGGCGTTTAGATTCAACCAATATTATTACTCCAGAAGTTTCATTGATTACGAATATTGGTTTTGATCATGTCGATATTCTTGGTGACACCCTTGAAAAAATCGCTTTTGAGAAAGCAGGAATTATAAAGCCAAATTGCCCCGTGGTGATTAGTGAAACACAGCCCGAAACACGGGAAGTTTTTAAAAAGGTAGCCCTACAGCATCATGCGGAAATTTTATTTGCCGATGAAGAGTTCTCTGGGATAGCGCAATACCCAAGCGCATTGTTAGGGGACTATCAAGCCAAGAATAATAAAGGAGTTTTAGGAGTATTTAAAGTTTTAAAAGGGTATCAAGTAAGCGAAGAAAACCTTAAGAACGGATTCTTAAATGTCATTGCAAATACGGGCTTACTGGGTCGATGGCAAATACTTTCTGAACATCCAAAAGTTGTTTGCGACACAGCACACAATGCAGAAGGACTCAAGCTGGTCATGCAACAAGTGCAAAAACAAAGCTTTGATGCTTTACACTTGGTGCTGGGTTTTGTAAAAGACAAAGATTTGAAGGCTATTGCGCCGCTATTTCCAAAAAATGCAAAATATTATTTTTGTAAACCCGCCATTGAAAGAGGTTTGGAGGTGGAAATTTTAAAAGATAAATTTGAAGTGTTTGGTCTATTTGGTGATTCCTATAGCACTGTAAATAAAGCATTTGAAGCAGCTTTAGAAAATGCAAAACAAAATGATTTTATTTATATTGGAGGCAGTACCTTTGTGGTTGCAGAAGTTGTTTAA
- a CDS encoding BamA/TamA family outer membrane protein: protein MKQTKTYPQIIVILLLMMLQSCSLSKFIPEDEMLYTGAAVAIVANDSLELSKNMESELENLLTPEPNTSFLGMRLGLYYHYKAQKKNPGFINKWLNKKIGEAPVYLSQVNTQRVETLILNRLDNNGFFYSKVSSEIATKKKFAQINYNTTPTAPYVLNELKLDTIAAPLYSEIAEILKNTALKAGTRFNLDAMKFERERIDHTLKQKGYYNFNPDFLIFEADTNRYKEKKFDLFLRLKKGTPKKSIIPYIIDSITVYPNYAIESDTLTPKNNKTVVNDIHFIQKERYFKPDVLEAYILLEKGQKYNPETARLTSNRLSALGNYKFVNLRFNEKDTTAVDLEGRLSADLFLSPLTKRALRAELQAVTKSNGFAGPGIAASYTNRNVFNGGERISISANFAYETQIANSSAGLSSTALGLKTDLILPRLIPFSPKRFKYAVPSTKISLGADLLQRSKLYTLASFNTSFGYEWKANKYVFHDLNPIRITYVNLSNTTDEFDAILEKNSFLSNSFEQQFIAGLNYTFSYNELADKRKNNPIYVATSIDLAGNTLSLLSGGKKKVLGLEYAQYSKADVDFRYYFKTGKEQTLISRIYAGWGIPYGNSSTLPFVKQFFSGGPYSVRAFQIRSLGPGTFSSETSPNTTTFFDQSANLKLEANVEYRFPIWSYFKGALFADAGNIWLTNEIPIATDASAESIAFTNEFTEKGKFGTDWVKELGIGVGFGLRVDVQSFVIRFDLASPLQVPYFEEGDRLRTPFFGGGANNLIFNFAIGYPF from the coding sequence TTGAAGCAAACAAAAACATACCCGCAAATTATCGTCATTTTACTCCTTATGATGCTACAATCCTGTAGCCTTAGTAAATTTATTCCCGAGGATGAAATGCTATATACTGGAGCAGCAGTAGCCATCGTAGCAAATGATAGTCTAGAACTATCAAAAAATATGGAAAGTGAATTAGAAAATTTACTTACACCAGAACCCAATACCAGCTTTTTAGGAATGCGATTAGGACTGTATTATCATTACAAAGCACAAAAGAAAAATCCTGGATTCATCAATAAATGGTTGAATAAAAAAATTGGTGAAGCACCTGTTTACTTATCTCAAGTAAATACACAGCGCGTTGAAACACTTATTTTAAACAGGTTAGATAATAACGGTTTTTTCTACAGTAAGGTCAGCTCAGAAATTGCAACTAAAAAAAAGTTTGCCCAAATAAATTATAACACAACACCCACAGCGCCCTATGTGCTTAATGAGCTTAAACTAGATACCATTGCGGCTCCGCTTTACAGCGAAATAGCTGAAATACTAAAAAATACAGCATTAAAGGCAGGAACTAGATTTAATCTTGATGCCATGAAATTTGAGCGAGAACGTATTGACCATACATTAAAGCAAAAAGGATATTATAATTTTAATCCAGATTTTTTAATTTTTGAAGCAGACACCAATCGCTATAAAGAAAAAAAGTTTGATTTATTTTTGCGGCTAAAAAAAGGAACACCAAAAAAATCTATAATACCTTACATCATAGATTCTATAACAGTGTACCCGAACTACGCTATTGAAAGTGACACCTTGACCCCTAAGAATAACAAGACTGTTGTGAATGATATTCACTTTATACAAAAAGAACGGTATTTTAAACCCGATGTATTAGAAGCCTACATTTTATTGGAAAAAGGACAAAAATATAATCCAGAAACTGCTCGTTTAACCAGTAATAGACTTTCGGCATTAGGAAATTACAAGTTCGTCAACTTACGTTTTAATGAAAAAGATACTACCGCCGTGGACTTGGAAGGAAGGCTATCTGCGGATTTGTTTTTATCACCACTTACCAAAAGGGCATTACGAGCAGAACTTCAAGCGGTAACAAAATCTAATGGTTTTGCCGGCCCTGGAATTGCGGCTAGCTATACCAATAGAAATGTTTTTAACGGAGGAGAACGCATCAGTATTTCTGCAAATTTTGCCTATGAAACACAAATTGCAAACAGCAGTGCAGGCTTAAGTAGTACCGCCTTGGGTTTAAAAACAGATCTGATTTTACCAAGATTAATCCCATTTTCACCTAAAAGATTCAAATATGCTGTGCCCAGCACCAAAATAAGTTTAGGAGCTGACTTACTCCAGAGAAGCAAATTATATACCTTAGCTTCCTTTAATACCTCGTTTGGGTATGAATGGAAAGCGAATAAATACGTTTTTCATGACTTAAACCCTATCCGAATTACCTATGTAAACCTTTCGAATACCACCGATGAATTTGATGCCATATTAGAGAAAAATTCGTTTTTATCCAACAGTTTTGAGCAACAATTTATTGCAGGCTTGAACTATACTTTTTCTTATAATGAACTTGCCGATAAAAGAAAAAATAATCCTATTTATGTTGCTACCAGTATAGATCTTGCAGGAAACACATTGAGTTTATTAAGTGGTGGGAAAAAGAAGGTTTTAGGCTTAGAATATGCTCAATACAGCAAAGCAGATGTTGATTTTAGGTACTATTTTAAAACAGGAAAAGAACAAACACTTATTTCAAGAATTTATGCCGGCTGGGGAATCCCTTACGGAAACTCTAGTACGCTGCCTTTTGTAAAGCAGTTTTTTTCAGGCGGGCCCTATAGCGTTAGAGCATTTCAAATTCGATCGCTAGGACCGGGAACTTTTAGCTCCGAAACGAGTCCAAATACCACTACATTTTTTGATCAATCCGCAAATTTAAAACTAGAAGCTAATGTAGAATATAGATTCCCCATATGGTCTTATTTTAAAGGGGCACTATTTGCCGACGCCGGTAATATTTGGTTAACCAACGAAATACCCATAGCTACCGATGCTTCTGCAGAAAGCATAGCCTTTACTAATGAATTTACAGAGAAAGGAAAATTTGGTACTGATTGGGTAAAAGAATTGGGTATTGGTGTAGGTTTTGGATTAAGGGTAGATGTACAAAGTTTTGTCATCCGATTTGATTTAGCGTCTCCATTACAAGTCCCCTATTTTGAAGAAGGCGATAGGCTAAGAACTCCTTTTTTCGGCGGTGGAGCTAATAATCTTATCTTTAATTTTGCGATTGGCTATCCCTTTTAA
- a CDS encoding biopolymer transporter ExbD — protein sequence MKLKGRNKVSPDFSMSSMTDIVFLLLVFFMLTSNSPNALDLLLPKAKGKSTNTQNVSVSIDKDLQYFVNNQRINGEYIEIELKKALKGQEDPTIILRAEESVAIREAVNVMDIANKNNYKVILAVRPK from the coding sequence ATGAAACTAAAAGGTAGAAATAAAGTAAGTCCAGATTTCAGCATGTCGTCGATGACAGATATCGTTTTTTTGTTATTGGTCTTCTTTATGTTGACTTCTAACTCACCAAACGCATTAGATTTACTGTTGCCGAAAGCAAAAGGCAAGTCAACGAACACACAGAATGTTTCTGTCAGTATTGATAAAGATTTACAGTACTTTGTGAATAATCAGAGAATAAACGGAGAATATATTGAAATTGAACTAAAAAAAGCATTAAAAGGACAAGAGGACCCTACTATAATTCTTAGAGCAGAAGAAAGCGTTGCGATTAGAGAAGCTGTGAACGTTATGGATATTGCAAATAAGAATAATTACAAGGTAATTTTGGCAGTGCGCCCAAAATAA
- a CDS encoding translocation/assembly module TamB has product MQKKKSNYRFLRRILRLIVVLILLIFGLLLFIRSPWGQSIIVAKATRFVANKTGTKVEIKKLFITFSGNAFIEGLYLEDKKGDTLIYSKSLEANIPIAPILFQNSIAIKSLNWDGLQANISRDEGSEDYNFSFLIDAFASTDTTTTDTTTQIEPIKIDIGTLDFTNFKIDFRDEFAGLFAKLNLETLLLSFDKIDLNAMAFEVDKIILSNTNINYSQTKPSLSDETTTATLPYIKINDLKFKNVNAIYESQLDGFGANIFLNEFQLKLPKADLAKNSFHSSALKLKNSSIALKQRSVNLKDSTSRVATTNFEWPEFFIKAEDIDVENNTISYVQNENSDLKNEFNPENLKFENFNLKLKKLNYEPEKANVDLQKLSFREQSGFQLQNFSIDANLNNTSASVVKLNVLTNRSSLNGILNLSYSSLSNLLKQTKNSRIKAELSDFKIDLTDALYFKPELRNNTNFIKASHETISGNLKAEGTLQQLNIADFKLLWGENTSLLAKGSLKNLTDTATLEFDFNNIEARTNSATILRFIPQDSLGISIPPTLFLSAKAQGKLNDITADAFLKTSEGTINLTGNFKNSSTIEFKGNLAVDSLQLGKILNNEQLGILDFTLDFDGKGSSLNSLNGKLKAEFEQLTFNDYDFSNLEVDGTIVDGKGAINADFKDENLNLRSKATIVLDPLTTAIKLKVNLIGADLLRLGFSEEDIKIAVELEADLKNSPENFNLDAQVFNGVAVYENQQYRLSTIDISSKINEFTTEARIESDFLKGNLKANASPSALTKALTKQFKNYFSDSLPQISQTDSVQLNFKLSLLPDPIITKVFFKEIKQLDSIYVQADFDAQTKKLNAKLQIPTANYNGVTLDSLAVDIVGDAENLKFSAGFEKINAYPVMIKKTALTGVLEDKKLQLNFKANNEKELLVRISSEVTMKNDMLKFYVNPSNLVLNAKKWMLPETNEISVLDGDLNFKDFILNRETQEIAISNRMDGIEKKHLGIRFTNFKLQSLLSILNSDEALASGIVNGTFILEDNNGASGIIANFNILDLQALEIPLGNLNLNATSKNTNSYNFDLALKDAGINLNLNGDYTAAATGAVLNLDLNLDKIELKTLEKFSKGSIKNTEGFLSGNIDVSGTTSAPEYEGIIKFNSTKFTIAALNTPFKITDESLRINNKGLYFDTFSMADVNNNTFSLTGSITSENPINPTFDIQLKAEQFQVLNSTIEDNSLFYGQASFDADMSLKGNLKLPKVAGKLRVRKITDVTYVIPESQLDVQERDGVVIFVNRENPDNILTRNDEQEKLPFFRGFDVKTILEIADDAKFNVIIDEKTGDNLAVSGDASLNLSIEPNGRVNLSGRYELNSGHYETNLYNLVSRRFEINPGSTITWQGNPQDAKLDVTAVYKVETSASPLMSSLTSGQDISQTRKYQQVLPFVVYLNVDGELLEPQLSFGLDMPRDEQGALGGAVYGRVQQLNQQEDELNRQVFSLLALNRFFPDTGSDGSSGGTAAIARDNVNRVLSDQLNVFSSEILGNSGFDLDFDLDSFTDYQGENPQDRTQLNINAKQKLFNDRLIVSAGSAVDVEGSAQAGQEPTPIIGNVNLEYLLTKDGRYRLRGFRKNEYENIIDGQLIVTGVALIFNREFNKFSQLFNPLKDENNKIKNEDEDKDKDEDEDKDK; this is encoded by the coding sequence ATGCAAAAGAAAAAAAGTAATTATCGTTTTCTAAGACGCATTTTAAGGCTTATTGTTGTACTTATTTTATTGATTTTTGGTTTGTTATTATTTATAAGAAGTCCATGGGGTCAAAGCATTATTGTCGCTAAAGCTACTCGCTTTGTCGCCAACAAAACAGGCACAAAAGTTGAAATTAAAAAACTTTTTATCACTTTTTCCGGAAACGCTTTTATAGAAGGTTTATATCTAGAAGACAAAAAAGGAGATACATTAATCTATTCAAAATCACTCGAAGCCAATATTCCTATCGCTCCTATATTATTTCAAAATAGTATCGCTATAAAATCTTTGAACTGGGATGGTTTACAGGCTAATATTTCTAGAGATGAAGGATCAGAAGATTACAATTTTAGTTTTTTGATAGACGCATTTGCTTCTACTGATACTACAACTACAGATACTACAACACAAATTGAGCCCATAAAAATTGATATAGGCACTCTAGATTTCACCAATTTCAAAATCGATTTTAGGGACGAATTCGCTGGTTTATTTGCAAAATTAAACTTAGAAACTTTATTGCTTTCTTTTGATAAAATAGATCTAAATGCTATGGCCTTTGAAGTTGATAAAATTATACTTAGCAATACCAATATCAACTATAGCCAAACAAAACCTAGTCTTTCAGACGAAACGACAACGGCAACGTTACCATATATCAAAATAAATGATTTAAAATTTAAGAATGTAAATGCTATTTACGAGTCACAACTCGATGGTTTTGGGGCAAACATTTTTCTTAATGAATTTCAACTAAAATTACCAAAAGCGGATCTTGCAAAAAACAGCTTTCATTCCTCCGCACTCAAGCTAAAAAATTCATCTATTGCTTTAAAGCAAAGAAGTGTAAATCTCAAAGATTCCACATCCAGGGTAGCTACCACTAATTTTGAGTGGCCTGAATTTTTTATTAAAGCAGAAGATATCGATGTTGAAAACAATACGATTAGCTACGTTCAAAATGAAAATTCTGATCTTAAAAATGAATTTAATCCCGAAAACCTGAAGTTTGAAAATTTTAACTTAAAGCTCAAAAAATTAAACTATGAACCTGAAAAGGCAAATGTAGACCTTCAAAAACTGTCTTTTAGAGAACAAAGTGGTTTTCAATTACAAAACTTCAGTATTGATGCAAATTTGAATAATACCTCAGCATCTGTAGTTAAATTAAACGTACTAACCAATAGGAGTAGTTTAAATGGCATCCTAAATTTATCGTATAGCTCTCTTTCGAATCTTCTAAAACAAACCAAAAACTCAAGGATTAAAGCTGAATTGTCAGACTTTAAAATCGATTTAACTGACGCCTTATATTTTAAACCTGAGCTTAGAAACAATACTAATTTTATAAAAGCATCCCATGAAACTATAAGCGGAAATTTAAAAGCCGAAGGTACTTTACAGCAATTAAATATTGCTGACTTTAAGCTGTTATGGGGAGAGAACACCTCGCTTTTGGCCAAAGGTTCACTTAAAAACCTCACGGATACAGCTACTTTAGAATTCGATTTCAACAACATAGAAGCGAGAACAAACAGTGCAACAATACTAAGGTTTATTCCTCAAGACAGCTTAGGCATATCAATTCCTCCTACACTTTTTCTAAGCGCTAAGGCGCAAGGGAAACTAAATGATATCACTGCTGACGCGTTCTTAAAAACGAGTGAAGGAACTATTAATCTTACCGGTAATTTTAAAAATTCTTCCACTATCGAATTTAAGGGAAACCTTGCCGTTGACAGCTTGCAATTAGGAAAAATTCTCAATAACGAACAACTGGGAATACTCGATTTTACCTTAGATTTTGATGGTAAAGGCAGTAGCCTAAACAGCCTAAATGGAAAACTAAAGGCCGAATTTGAGCAATTAACTTTTAATGACTATGATTTTTCGAACCTAGAGGTAGACGGAACCATTGTTGACGGGAAGGGCGCTATCAATGCCGATTTTAAGGATGAAAACTTAAACTTAAGGTCTAAGGCAACAATTGTTCTTGATCCACTCACTACGGCTATAAAGTTAAAAGTGAATTTAATAGGAGCTGATCTATTGCGCTTAGGTTTTTCAGAAGAAGATATTAAAATTGCAGTAGAACTAGAGGCCGATCTAAAAAATAGCCCTGAGAATTTTAATTTAGATGCTCAAGTTTTTAATGGGGTTGCAGTATACGAAAACCAACAGTACCGATTGAGTACTATTGACATTAGCTCAAAAATTAATGAATTTACTACCGAGGCCCGTATTGAAAGTGATTTTCTAAAAGGAAATTTAAAAGCAAATGCGTCACCTTCAGCCCTAACCAAAGCCCTAACCAAGCAGTTCAAAAATTATTTTTCAGATAGTCTGCCTCAAATTTCACAAACCGATAGTGTTCAATTAAACTTTAAATTAAGCTTGCTGCCAGACCCTATTATCACCAAAGTATTTTTTAAGGAAATAAAACAGCTAGATAGTATATATGTACAGGCTGATTTTGATGCGCAAACAAAAAAACTAAACGCCAAACTACAAATACCTACCGCAAATTACAATGGCGTCACTTTAGATAGCCTTGCTGTTGATATTGTTGGTGATGCAGAAAATTTGAAATTTTCCGCTGGTTTTGAAAAGATAAACGCGTATCCTGTGATGATCAAAAAAACAGCATTGACTGGCGTTTTAGAGGATAAAAAACTACAATTAAATTTTAAAGCGAACAACGAGAAAGAACTATTGGTGCGTATTAGCTCAGAAGTTACGATGAAAAACGACATGCTTAAATTCTATGTCAATCCATCAAACTTGGTTTTAAACGCAAAAAAATGGATGCTACCAGAAACGAATGAAATATCAGTGCTAGATGGGGATTTAAATTTTAAAGATTTTATACTGAATCGAGAAACTCAAGAAATAGCTATTAGCAATCGTATGGATGGCATTGAGAAAAAACATTTAGGTATCCGTTTTACAAACTTTAAACTTCAAAGCCTCTTAAGTATTTTAAACTCTGATGAAGCATTGGCATCCGGGATCGTAAACGGAACCTTTATTTTGGAAGATAACAATGGTGCTTCGGGCATTATTGCTAATTTCAATATTTTAGACCTTCAAGCTTTAGAAATTCCCTTAGGAAATTTAAACCTCAACGCAACTTCTAAAAATACGAATAGCTATAATTTTGATTTAGCCTTAAAAGATGCAGGTATCAATTTAAATTTAAATGGAGATTATACCGCTGCAGCAACAGGGGCAGTTTTAAATTTAGACTTGAATCTTGATAAAATAGAACTCAAAACACTTGAAAAATTCTCTAAGGGAAGTATTAAAAATACAGAAGGTTTTCTTTCAGGAAACATTGATGTTTCTGGAACAACAAGCGCGCCCGAATATGAAGGAATTATTAAATTTAACAGTACTAAATTCACTATTGCTGCTTTAAACACCCCTTTTAAAATCACGGACGAATCACTCAGAATAAATAATAAAGGTTTGTATTTTGACACCTTTTCAATGGCTGATGTCAATAATAATACCTTTAGCCTAACAGGGAGTATCACTTCTGAAAATCCTATAAATCCTACTTTTGATATTCAGCTAAAGGCAGAACAATTTCAAGTTTTGAACTCCACAATCGAAGATAATAGCTTATTTTATGGGCAAGCTAGTTTTGATGCTGATATGAGCCTAAAAGGCAATCTAAAGCTGCCCAAAGTAGCTGGAAAATTGCGTGTTCGAAAAATAACTGATGTAACCTATGTTATTCCTGAGTCGCAATTAGATGTACAGGAACGAGATGGAGTAGTTATTTTCGTGAACCGCGAGAATCCCGATAATATTCTGACCCGTAACGATGAGCAAGAAAAACTACCCTTTTTTAGAGGTTTTGATGTAAAAACTATTTTAGAAATAGCCGACGACGCAAAATTTAATGTGATTATCGATGAAAAAACAGGAGATAATCTGGCTGTTTCAGGGGATGCAAGTCTTAACTTAAGCATAGAACCGAACGGAAGAGTAAATCTCAGCGGTAGGTATGAATTAAATTCTGGTCACTATGAAACAAATTTGTACAATTTAGTCAGTCGTAGATTTGAAATTAACCCAGGAAGTACAATCACCTGGCAAGGAAATCCTCAGGATGCAAAACTAGATGTAACAGCAGTGTACAAGGTAGAAACCTCGGCATCGCCCTTAATGTCAAGCCTTACTTCAGGGCAAGATATTAGTCAAACAAGAAAATACCAACAAGTACTGCCTTTTGTCGTGTATTTGAATGTAGATGGGGAATTACTGGAGCCGCAATTATCTTTTGGACTAGATATGCCTAGAGATGAACAAGGTGCGCTGGGAGGTGCCGTTTATGGCCGAGTGCAACAACTCAACCAACAAGAAGATGAGTTGAACCGACAGGTTTTTTCTCTTTTAGCCTTGAATCGTTTTTTTCCTGATACAGGGAGTGATGGAAGTAGCGGGGGAACCGCAGCCATTGCTCGGGATAATGTAAATAGAGTATTATCAGATCAATTGAATGTGTTTTCTAGCGAAATACTCGGCAACTCTGGGTTTGATCTCGATTTTGACCTCGATAGCTTTACCGATTATCAGGGAGAAAACCCACAAGACAGGACACAATTAAATATAAATGCCAAGCAGAAATTATTTAACGACCGACTTATTGTTTCCGCAGGAAGCGCTGTTGATGTAGAAGGAAGTGCGCAAGCCGGACAAGAACCCACACCAATTATTGGCAATGTAAACCTTGAATATTTATTGACAAAAGATGGCAGATACCGACTCAGGGGCTTTAGAAAAAATGAATATGAAAATATCATTGACGGACAATTGATTGTGACCGGTGTGGCCCTTATTTTTAATCGAGAATTCAATAAATTTAGCCAGTTATTTAATCCTTTAAAGGATGAAAACAATAAAATCAAAAACGAAGACGAAGACAAAGACAAAGACGAAGACGAAGACAAAGACAAGTAA
- a CDS encoding MotA/TolQ/ExbB proton channel family protein, protein MSLFQDLVNEAQIGEPIAEEKTLSIIDLIVGGGMGSIIIISVLFVMLFVALYIYFERLFAIKAASKIDKNFMNQIRDHVSNGKLEAAKLLCAQTDSPVARLTEKGISRIGKPLDDINTAIENAGTLEVYKLEKNVSVLATVAGAAPMIGFLGTVIGMILAFHQMASSGGQAEMGSLASGIYTAMTTTVAGLIVGIIAYIGYNHLVNRTDKVVHKMEANAVDFLDLLNEPL, encoded by the coding sequence ATGTCATTGTTTCAAGACCTTGTGAATGAAGCTCAAATTGGAGAACCTATTGCTGAAGAGAAAACTTTATCTATAATCGATTTGATTGTCGGTGGTGGTATGGGAAGTATCATTATTATCTCTGTTTTATTTGTAATGCTTTTTGTGGCATTATATATTTATTTTGAACGTTTGTTTGCCATTAAGGCGGCCTCTAAGATTGATAAAAACTTTATGAATCAGATTCGAGACCATGTATCGAACGGAAAATTGGAAGCGGCAAAACTATTGTGCGCACAAACAGATTCTCCTGTTGCTCGTTTAACAGAAAAAGGAATTTCACGTATAGGAAAACCTTTGGATGATATTAACACCGCCATTGAAAATGCGGGTACCTTAGAAGTATACAAATTAGAAAAGAACGTAAGTGTTTTAGCTACGGTGGCCGGAGCAGCGCCAATGATTGGTTTCTTAGGAACTGTAATTGGTATGATTTTAGCTTTTCATCAGATGGCATCAAGTGGCGGACAAGCAGAAATGGGTTCCTTGGCATCGGGTATTTATACAGCGATGACCACAACGGTTGCAGGTTTAATTGTCGGGATTATTGCGTATATTGGCTATAATCATCTAGTGAATAGAACCGATAAAGTAGTGCATAAAATGGAAGCGAATGCGGTTGATTTCTTAGACTTGTTGAATGAACCACTTTAA
- a CDS encoding energy transducer TonB — translation MPLLDTKHKKKSFTLTSILLSVLLVLLFYIGLSYLDPPIEKGIAINFGTTEFGSGDVQPKEKIKSEPLDKPITPPSQQEKVEEMVPKEVSAKEQASEKVLTQESEESIVIKQQKEAKRKADAVAKAAQAEADRIELEKKEAQEKAQKEQDAKKRKLDELMGGLNKSDGSASGSEGTDTQAGDKGNPNGDPYATSYYGAPGSGNGGTGGYGLNGRSLVGNSSVQQDCNEEGRVVVKIVVDRSGKVISATPGVKGTTNTNPCLMKPAELTARSHTWKPDANAPSQQVGFVVINFKLRE, via the coding sequence ATGCCATTACTAGACACAAAACATAAGAAAAAATCATTTACACTTACCTCTATTTTGTTAAGTGTATTACTTGTTTTGCTTTTTTATATAGGATTAAGCTATTTAGACCCGCCTATTGAAAAAGGAATTGCCATCAATTTTGGTACAACCGAATTTGGTAGTGGAGACGTACAGCCCAAAGAGAAAATAAAATCAGAACCTTTAGACAAACCCATAACGCCACCAAGTCAGCAAGAAAAAGTAGAAGAGATGGTACCCAAAGAAGTTTCAGCTAAAGAACAGGCCTCTGAAAAAGTACTTACCCAAGAGAGTGAAGAATCGATTGTAATCAAGCAACAAAAGGAGGCGAAACGTAAGGCAGATGCTGTTGCGAAAGCAGCACAAGCGGAAGCTGATCGAATTGAATTGGAGAAAAAAGAAGCACAAGAAAAGGCACAAAAAGAGCAAGACGCTAAGAAGCGAAAGTTAGACGAACTCATGGGTGGCCTGAATAAGTCTGACGGTTCCGCAAGTGGAAGCGAAGGTACAGATACCCAAGCCGGTGACAAAGGAAACCCTAATGGAGATCCTTATGCAACGAGTTATTACGGAGCCCCAGGTTCTGGTAATGGAGGTACTGGCGGTTATGGATTAAATGGCAGAAGTTTAGTTGGGAACAGTTCTGTGCAACAAGATTGTAATGAAGAGGGTAGAGTTGTCGTTAAAATTGTTGTTGATAGGTCTGGTAAAGTGATTAGTGCTACACCCGGAGTAAAGGGAACTACCAATACGAACCCTTGTTTAATGAAACCCGCAGAGCTTACCGCACGTTCACATACTTGGAAGCCAGATGCCAACGCCCCTAGCCAACAAGTAGGTTTTGTCGTCATCAATTTTAAATTACGAGAGTAA